The window gtgttacaCTGGAGAAATACTGGAAGAGTTAAAAAAgatacactgaaaataaaatggtctttctttttcctgatgcTGTTTATTGTAAGCTTACataatttaaaacacttttttacaGCACACAGAAGTTTCTTGATCCAGTGGTAAAACATGCATCCTGTGGAATAATATAAAAAGTCTTATGTAGAGGGCATTTGAATTATAGAGATAAATAAAGTCATCTTTATGAGGTCATTTAGACTCACAATAAACAGCAGACCGTTTATTTTCTGATTCCTCTGGTATGTCTCTTTTATTGTCATCTTGTTGTAGATTCTAAGTTTGTTAACAAACTGGTTTGGGAGGAAATTAATGTAACTTGGCTAAAATGAATGACAAAATTTCCTTGAGTACCACCTTCCCCTGCAGACAAGAAGTCACAGACCAACGTGACAACATTCAAGgataaataatttctattaGCCCATGCTCTATTTCTCTTCTAGAAGGAACCTAATCCTAACAAATAATGCTGAAAAACTTTCAGATATCATTTTGAAATGCAGCTGAGACTTCAAAATTTTGGGGAATAACTGATCCTCACAAGAAGAACTAAACATTTCATTTGCTTTACAGAAAGCCTTTACAAGTATTTCAGCTCCTAGAGAGACAGAGATTTCCTGAACAGGCTCTTCAGAAGCACATGATGTCTTGATATGAAGATATTAGGAAGGAGATCAGTCTCTTGTTTTTCAAGTTTGCACATCCAGGATTTTATTCAGCGTGTCCTTCAGTAGGTAGGACAATGTAAGCTTTGGAGGTATTTACCTTTCCTGTCAATCCCAGGGGGAGCTTAGATGTCCAACTTTGGTTAGGCTCCTACCTTTCAAACACTTAACCAATGCTTGATGACATGGTTCAGACTATAGTCCATTTGGGATGAAAAGTGACAATGTGCCTATTTGTATTTTTGGCCACCTACCTAAAGTCAGTTTTAAAACTGGACTTTCATTCTTGAGCTAATTCAGATACTTGAAAGAATATTCTCAGAAGTCAGGTTCCAGGTTTTATGGTAAAAACTTACTTGGAATTAATAGGAGTCGCTATTTCTTTAGCCATTTAAAAGGTAATTAAACACTGAGTAGTTTTTCATATAAAAGTGGTGAAAGCAAAGatactgcaaatattttcattcacaCAGTTTACTACGTGGAGAACAActgcattttttgtttcttccacAAAGTGCTCCTAATCAGAGCTCCCTTACAGAGTCAAAAGATGTAATGGCTGAGAGTCCCAAAGAAATACCACATAAAAGGCATATTGATTGAAAGTTgatgtttttataaataaataaagaaatctgtatttcttgCATGTATTTCAAAGCTGTCTTGTAAAGCAGAAAAGCTGTGTGTGTTTCAGCACGCTCACATGCTTTGAGCACCCTCCTGGTCTTAGAAAATGCACAGCTTTTGAGATAAGACTAATCTGAATTCTCAGATTCAGGTCCTGCAGTGGCCAAAGCCACCTCTGCCCCACGCCTTGGGCTCATGTTAGTCCTGCCTTGATTCCAGGATTAACAATTACTAACAAGGCAATTTATCTACAGCAAAACACTTCTGTATGTTGAATTTATAGCACCGTGGGAACGGCTTCTCATTCAGCCACAGCAACAGATTGCCTAAATTAAATGCCATACATTCCCAACAGCTACTGACACCTGACAAACTTGGTAGCAGCTCTCTGTTACATAAAGTATTGTCTTCCAGATGGAAGTTACTGGGGTTTCACATAAAGCTCACCAGCTAGGCAGAAGGTTTATTCTGTTTCATCATATTCATGAGGAATTGTTTAAGCTTGAGACCTTAAATAAGGAACATGCACAAAACTCTGTCAGCTAGGAATAGGCTGAGTACAGTTTGTGTAtcactgggatgggcaggggcaTATAAATTTCAAGACATTGATAACCCAAAAGATGTATAACCCCTCTACTTTTCAGTtttctagtggaaggtgtcccagctCGTGCCAGGGCATTTGGAACTTGATGATCTTctaggtcccttccaaactaGGCCATTCTGGGATTATGTTCTCTGACTCTATACTACTTTCTGTCTGAGCACTGACTGATGATCCTGTAAAACATGCTGGAAAAATCACTTAGGTGCACCTGAGATATTCCAAATATGTTCAAGACAAAGGACAACTGAATTAGGAAAAGGATTCTGGTGGATACCACTGGCCTTGAGGTGAAGTTCATCATGGATGTGTTCTGTCATACAACAAACACTGCCATTGGAAGATAAATTAGTGCTTAAAAGTGAACAGAGCAGGACACTTTGATTTCACCTGTTATGTTCCTCCATGAAGTGATAAAGATTATAAACAATGACCCATGAAACAAATTAATTCCTCTGTTCCTTCAGCTGTGTTTCTTTGGGTTGAGGAGAAGCAACATCATAGTTTAATTAGCAGTGTTATGAGAAAGATCAGGGGAATTTAACATTAAAAGATGAAGAGTGTGATTAGGGTAgaaggttaaaaaaattaaacagttgCTTGGACAGAGAAATCATGTGGCTACTCTTTAATTACATCGGAATTACAGAGGACTTTCCAGTAAGACCACAGAACTACATAAATAATACATCCTTATCAGCACAGAATGATAATTAACAGATTTATGCATAATTCCAGTTCTACAACTCAGaaggaaagagcaaaaaaatACAATCACAATGCAGTCATTAATGAGTCCCTGATAATGCAAGATCTGTCCCCAAACTGTCTTTATGTGCTGGGACTTTCTCAGTAGGACCATTCAGAGTATTTCTGCGGGAGTGAACTGGGGCAAAAAGTGCTGCTGCCTATTCTCTGTGCTGACTGATGTctgccaaacaaacaaataaaaaaacaaaaaaccaccagctTTGCAGTCACAGATAGCTGGAATGTTTTCATATCTCTCTCAATTTATTGACCATCAGCAGTCTACAGGGCCACCAGTGAAGTAGTAATGGAATCTGTCTTTATCAGAGTTTAAAAAGCTTCAATATTGAGTGTGTGGAAGGTGCTAAAAGGTTTCCCAATGACAGTTGAAAAACTTTCTAATGAAGTGGTTGTCCAAAAAGATCGTTTTAATCATCTTTTCATGTGAGATGGTaccatgtattttaatttttgggtgGGACATACAGAATGCTCTAAAGAAAGCAGGAACTTTACAGACACTTTCTTCATCTGAACCAGTACCTTTTAATCTGTTTGCATTCAAAATTTTGCACTGTGAAAACACCTTATTCTTTGGAAACTCCAGTGAGAATGGATGAAACACTCTACTTACACAAGTTATGCCTTCAGGCTCAAAGCTGTACAGAtattaaagacattttaaataatttcaccAATTTGATAGATTGTCTGCCAGGTAGCCAGGGTGATCACCATTTTCCTCTTCCACTGTAAGACAAGACACAATGGGCAGAAATAAGTTGTAGCTGAAGGAAAGTTCAGCCAGCCAAAGTTTTCAGCTTTCAGATGTGCCTTAGGCATAGATTTAGTGCAGCGTGACTGCTCAGCTAAGAGAGGCAGCATCTCTGAAAACAATCATGTCTTCTCACATTTTTTAATGTAggaatttttctgtttgctgaagaacaaaaatatcaaaCCATGTCCAGGGGGGAAAGTTACCACATGCCAAAAAAATTTCATGTTGAAGAAAATAATGGATTTGTTCTTCATTTGTGCATTGCCCTCAATCAAGTCTAAAATCAGCTGATGTGAAAGTGCATGGCTTACCCAAGTTTGACTGGTTATCTCCTACCACAGTGATGGAAATTTTATTCCACATAGTTTTTTTCAAACAAGCTGCCAATTCTTCTTATCTCTCTCAGATATTTCACACTTTTTTCTCAGTTGCTGTCCCATCTCCCCTGCTAGAGCAACAGCAGGCAGGAAGATACCAGTAAAATTTGTAAAAATCCACCTTCAGAGGATTTTGTGGGCATACAAATGACACTTTCACTGATTTAACTTTAGAAGTACTAATATATTTTGTCCAAAGCACAGTGCTTACTTTTAAATCTGCCTTTCTCCAAAATGCCActgattgtttgtttttttttgttcagagtTCTGCCAGGCAGGGAAAAGAGGGCTGAGTACAGAGCCCCCAgctccaattaaaaaaaaaaaaaaaaaaaaaaaaaagtctgtagtAGCTGAAGAGGTGAGAGATTTAAAGACAGAGGAATGGAGAGCAAAGGTTCAGAGTCTCAGCCTGGTGATGCAAAGCCAACAGCTCCTCTCCTGAGGTTCTTATGGATTCTTTTAAACTTTTGTACCCAGTCCAGTGGAGGAATAAAATTTTCATAAGCCAACAATATTCTATAGAAAAAGTAACCCCAGTAacaatttgggttggaaaaatcaattaaaaatagGCATTCCTTTGAATCCAAACCAGTAAAACAtctgaagagaaaattaaaagcagaacatACAAATATTTAACTGCTATCATTATGTGGCTCATGTTGTAATCTGTGTAAATGTACACTCCAGTAAAGGGCACTCTGTTGAACAGTATCTCAGTTCAAAACAGATCTTTTAGATTAATTTGCTACATTGCTAGTaaatgaaatactgaaaaaacactttaaaaaaatcagtaagacTAAATGTGCATTTACCTTCTTGTGCTTTCTGTAAGGAACTAAGGAACAGTGCAGTAGCTTCAGAAAGTGATAAAGGATTTGATTTACGGCTGCGTGTTTCTAGAACGAAAAAATCAGAGATGCATGGTTTGTTAGTGTCTTATGgtatttctttactttgttctttgcttttttattatttctataaCTAGAGACtcaaagacaagaaaatattgTCTCCTTCACTCTGTAACATTGTAACAGCCTGATAATTAACACAAGAGAGATCAGCAATCTTTTTAAAAGGGAGGTTATTTCAAAGTCCCTCAGAAGGTAGAgagaacattttccttttttgtaaGTTCCTAACTTTATTTACGACATTCTGTTCCGTCCAGAAACAGTGCCTATTGCGGATTgatgttttctgcttctgttatTTGTCACTCCAGCACAATTAATAGCTTgatttgttagggttttttcaGTGCAAAAAGAAAGTCAAAAGCACTGATGAAAATCCCACTTAGCAGCTAGGTCAGTCTGGAAATTATGTAAATGAAATCACACAGGTGCACCAGAGAGGAAAGTCAGATTTTGTCATGTGCTGGTTGGAATGAAGGGACTAAATAAAGGGGGTTTAGTTTCCTTGGCTATGATTCCAGGAAAGCAAATCACCTCCCATTTCCAGGGATTTCTCCCATAACCTGGGGAAGGCGGATGGGCTCCACAGCCCTGTGATGATGGACTCACCAAGCTGCACTCTGTCATACAGGTCCTTCCTCTGGCTCTCATCTGCAATGAAACGACGTCCCTCTAAAAAAGCAGTGGGAAGGGtgaaaatcacccccaaaatttTTGTAATTCCTACTTCATAATCCCTAAAAGACTCTTTTCAATTTAGTATATGGTCAAGAGTCTTCAATATCTTTGCTGGACTATGAagtattgcttttaaaattgcatttctctttaaaaaaagaaaaaaacccaccccaaatcccagactAACAAGATAAAATTGCATTGTTTCCTGTTCAtcaataaaaatgataaaaagctCACTAGGGAAGTAACACAATTCATTATTCAAttggaagaatttttaaaaatagcaaaaaggGTAAAAATCTTCAATTTTATGACTAGAAATAATCGTATTAATGTCACTAGAACTTTCAATTATATGTACAGTTGTTTGGAgcttatatttattttgtgttgtaATTTATATTGTCTTCCTTTTGTATTTCTCTCAGGATTATgaccttttttctttaatttacaggaagtttttttctttcctcccttaaTACCTGTCCTCCCTGatatcttttaattttaaatcaacaATTCAGAATACATTTGGATTGTGAATCCAAATAAATCTGACGATTTTGGGTTGAAGGACAAAATAACTAAgtacagaatcagagaatattCTGAGTGGGAAGGACCCAAAAGCACCATCG is drawn from Poecile atricapillus isolate bPoeAtr1 chromosome W, bPoeAtr1.hap1, whole genome shotgun sequence and contains these coding sequences:
- the LOC131591581 gene encoding spexin prohormone 1-like, whose protein sequence is MQVSEGLHKLTASALALILAASFITSSWSAPQGHFQRRNWTPQAMLYLKGAQGRRFIADESQRKDLYDRVQLETRSRKSNPLSLSEATALFLSSLQKAQEVEEENGDHPGYLADNLSNW